A genomic stretch from Chitinophaga agri includes:
- a CDS encoding DUF3467 domain-containing protein has translation MENQQEEQNQLNIELSEEIAEGIYANLAIITHSNAEFVVDFVNVMPGLPKAKVKSRIILTPQHAKRFMRAMVDNIKKYEAANGPIQDQEPVSMPLNFGGPTAQA, from the coding sequence ATGGAAAATCAGCAGGAAGAACAGAATCAGCTGAATATTGAGCTGAGCGAGGAAATAGCAGAAGGTATCTATGCCAACCTTGCCATTATAACACACTCCAATGCAGAATTTGTGGTGGATTTTGTGAATGTAATGCCTGGCCTGCCTAAAGCAAAGGTAAAGTCCCGTATCATACTGACTCCACAGCATGCCAAGCGTTTCATGAGAGCGATGGTGGACAATATCAAAAAGTATGAAGCTGCAAACGGTCCGATCCAGGATCAGGAGCCTGTTTCCATGCCGCTTAATTTTGGTGGACCTACAGCGCAGGCTTAA
- a CDS encoding SusD/RagB family nutrient-binding outer membrane lipoprotein, which yields MLRITKYILPLLILLVISQGCRKDYFYNGINDDPSQLKNPTASSLLPGVILQSAYTWGGDASRFPAIFMQQVTGAANQSASADLYNITPDDVDNMWYAGFYGAIMTNIDTLIAVATAAGQLHYAAVGKIMMANDLGQVTDFWGDVPFTEAFQGLKNTQPKYDGQQAIYTRLQTLLDEAITDLGKDDGAEFQPNSNDDLLFDGDLDMWIKFAYALKAKFYLHTVKVDATARTKALAALANGFDDGEGAFVKFVGSSATTTQAPWYQFNTQRADIIFTGYLNDLMDAAGDPRYDAYFDPADPSALGALYGSANSPVYFLSYDEQKFMEAELEFRAGNTTGAAAAYNEAVRANLQRTINDASYLPSVAKTPANITLKDIIEQKYIALFLSPEVWTDWRRTGFPQLTAPDGNVLGGALPRSLFYPSSEIRYNTNTPANTRLTRRVWWDVQ from the coding sequence ATGTTACGGATAACCAAATATATACTCCCGTTACTGATCCTGCTGGTAATCTCGCAGGGTTGCAGAAAAGACTACTTCTACAATGGCATCAATGATGACCCTTCACAACTGAAAAATCCGACCGCCTCTTCACTGCTGCCGGGCGTGATATTACAAAGTGCCTATACCTGGGGTGGAGATGCTTCCCGCTTTCCTGCCATTTTCATGCAGCAGGTGACAGGTGCAGCCAACCAGTCGGCCAGTGCTGACCTGTATAACATTACGCCTGATGATGTGGATAACATGTGGTATGCAGGTTTTTACGGCGCTATTATGACCAATATAGACACGCTGATAGCGGTAGCTACTGCGGCTGGTCAGTTGCATTACGCGGCTGTTGGTAAGATCATGATGGCAAATGACTTAGGCCAGGTGACTGACTTCTGGGGAGATGTACCTTTCACAGAGGCATTCCAGGGGCTGAAGAATACGCAGCCCAAATATGATGGTCAGCAGGCAATCTATACGCGGTTGCAGACATTGCTGGATGAAGCGATCACCGATCTGGGAAAAGACGACGGCGCAGAGTTTCAGCCTAATTCGAATGATGACCTCCTCTTTGATGGAGACCTGGACATGTGGATAAAGTTTGCCTACGCACTCAAAGCCAAATTCTATCTGCATACCGTGAAGGTGGATGCAACCGCACGGACCAAAGCGTTAGCCGCACTGGCCAATGGTTTTGATGACGGAGAAGGTGCTTTTGTGAAATTTGTAGGTAGTAGCGCCACCACGACACAGGCGCCCTGGTATCAGTTCAACACACAACGTGCAGATATCATCTTTACAGGCTACCTGAACGACCTGATGGATGCTGCCGGAGATCCCAGGTATGATGCCTATTTCGATCCGGCCGATCCGAGTGCATTAGGTGCTTTGTATGGCTCCGCGAACTCCCCTGTTTATTTTCTGTCATATGACGAACAGAAATTTATGGAGGCGGAACTGGAGTTCAGAGCAGGAAACACGACAGGTGCAGCCGCTGCCTACAATGAAGCAGTAAGGGCGAATCTGCAAAGGACGATCAATGATGCATCCTATCTGCCTTCAGTGGCTAAAACACCAGCTAATATCACTTTGAAAGATATTATTGAGCAAAAGTACATAGCGCTGTTCCTGAGTCCGGAAGTATGGACCGACTGGCGCAGGACGGGGTTCCCTCAGCTGACAGCCCCTGACGGCAATGTGCTGGGAGGCGCCTTACCACGGTCCCTGTTCTATCCAAGCAGTGAAATACGTTACAATACCAATACACCTGCCAACACCAGGCTGACCCGCCGTGTATGGTGGGACGTCCAATAA
- a CDS encoding SusC/RagA family TonB-linked outer membrane protein: MSGLYAQQREVTGKVTGSDGVPIPYATVQIKGTARGATADQNGNFRLMVDGNDAILQFRSVGFTLKEVPVGTGSTVNASLAPDNKNLQEVVVTGIGIKREKKALGYAVQDVKGDDLVKASQGDALRAMSGKVAGMQVIGSGGTPGAATFVKLRGTNSLTGNNQPLFVIDGIPVDNSQNYSGDPADATNNLLQGATNTNRGADINPDDIESISVLKGPAAAAIYGIDAANGAIIITTKKGKAGRISVDFSTGVSFDVVNRLPKIQKQFVKGSGGILAPFTSSNRYSWGPNIDTLFWTGTPNEYDIHGDIVGASSPNAKVKFTPYDNTGDFWRTALTYNNSLSFTGGTEAATYRMSVSHNYQNSIVPLQYNQRTAIALAGQLKVSEKVRTSGNINFNVSNGSMPQNGSNLSGIMLGLTRTPISFDNSNGDLAPDDPRTYLFSNGLQRSYRNGIYDNPFWTINKNPYTTAVNRLIGSLQFDWDFIKDFTLTYRIGTDVYSDNRHQYYEIQSGAYNGGRLFDDRYTYKSVNSDAIITWARQISKDFRMDVKVGNNLYSRRMDELYVQGDGLTSPGYDNISNATVQKSYNYVTPYRRISGYFDINLDLKSMLFLEITGRNDWTSTLPPENNSFFYPSASLGFVFTELEGLKDGKVLSFGKIRLSAAQVGKDPGAFLTKSFSVPTTYPDGYTTGVSFPYDGKGSFSLNNVLGNPNLKPEKTVSYEAGLQLQFLQNRIGLDATFYHTKGTDLLVRSPLAGSAGYQYVNLNAASIRNNGLELTLSAKPLTDQAFTWDMFVNFSMNRSKVLALAPGINQITVNGFTGTVVAHIPGEQAGIIYAYGWQRDAQGRIVISDASGDFGYPVVSNVQTKVGNPNPKFLMGIGNTLSYKGVSLYFLVDWKHKGDLWNGTRGSLQAIGTSAYTLNRGEMTVFPGVMGHLNDAGEVVHNEGGAEKPGGGAVNSTQVPLDEGWYLGNGGGFGAQTETFIDDASFVKLREVTLSYDLPSGKFKDSRFIKGINVNLFARNIIIWTPYRGIDPETSLTGATNAQGIDYFNMPGTSSYGLNFKFKF; encoded by the coding sequence GGATATGCCGTCCAGGATGTAAAGGGCGATGATCTCGTGAAGGCCAGTCAGGGTGATGCACTCAGGGCCATGTCAGGTAAAGTGGCCGGTATGCAGGTCATCGGTTCCGGTGGTACCCCTGGTGCGGCTACCTTCGTAAAATTAAGAGGTACCAACTCCCTGACAGGTAACAACCAGCCATTGTTTGTCATTGACGGTATTCCTGTGGATAACTCACAGAACTACTCCGGTGACCCCGCGGATGCTACCAACAACCTCCTGCAGGGGGCCACTAATACCAACCGTGGTGCGGATATTAATCCTGATGACATTGAAAGTATTTCTGTACTGAAAGGTCCTGCGGCAGCGGCCATCTATGGTATCGATGCTGCCAATGGTGCCATTATTATCACTACTAAAAAAGGGAAAGCCGGTAGGATATCTGTTGATTTCAGCACAGGGGTCTCTTTCGATGTGGTGAACAGACTGCCTAAGATCCAGAAACAATTTGTCAAAGGTTCCGGTGGTATACTGGCGCCTTTTACATCTTCCAACAGGTATTCCTGGGGGCCTAATATAGACACATTATTCTGGACAGGTACACCTAACGAATACGATATACATGGTGATATCGTAGGCGCTTCCAGCCCCAACGCAAAAGTGAAGTTTACGCCGTACGATAATACGGGCGATTTCTGGAGAACAGCGCTCACTTACAACAACTCCCTGTCCTTTACCGGTGGTACCGAGGCTGCTACCTACCGTATGTCCGTTTCTCATAACTATCAGAACTCTATCGTGCCCTTGCAGTACAACCAGCGTACGGCTATCGCACTGGCAGGACAACTGAAAGTGTCAGAGAAGGTCAGAACATCGGGTAATATCAATTTTAACGTGTCTAACGGTAGCATGCCGCAGAACGGTAGTAACCTGTCCGGTATCATGCTGGGCCTGACCAGAACGCCTATCTCATTTGATAACTCCAATGGCGATCTCGCACCGGATGATCCACGCACTTATCTGTTCTCAAATGGGTTGCAGCGCTCCTACCGTAACGGTATCTATGACAACCCATTCTGGACCATTAATAAAAACCCCTACACAACAGCAGTGAACCGTTTGATCGGTAGTCTGCAGTTTGACTGGGATTTCATCAAAGACTTCACACTGACCTACCGCATCGGTACGGACGTGTACAGTGATAACCGTCACCAGTACTACGAGATCCAGTCAGGCGCCTACAATGGTGGCCGTCTCTTTGATGACAGGTATACCTATAAGAGTGTGAACTCTGATGCGATCATTACCTGGGCACGGCAGATCTCCAAGGACTTCCGGATGGACGTGAAAGTGGGTAATAACCTGTATTCCCGCAGGATGGACGAACTGTATGTACAGGGCGATGGTCTGACTTCTCCGGGCTATGATAATATCAGTAACGCAACTGTGCAGAAATCATATAACTATGTAACACCATACAGAAGGATCTCCGGTTATTTCGATATTAACCTGGACCTGAAGTCAATGTTATTCCTGGAAATAACAGGACGTAATGACTGGACATCAACACTGCCTCCTGAGAATAACAGCTTCTTTTATCCATCCGCCAGCCTTGGTTTTGTCTTTACGGAACTGGAAGGTCTGAAAGATGGTAAGGTGCTTAGTTTTGGTAAGATCAGGTTGTCAGCAGCGCAGGTAGGTAAAGACCCTGGTGCGTTCCTGACTAAGTCATTCTCCGTGCCAACCACTTATCCGGATGGTTATACGACAGGGGTGTCTTTCCCATATGACGGAAAGGGTAGCTTCTCACTGAATAATGTGCTGGGTAACCCGAATCTGAAGCCGGAAAAGACAGTTTCCTATGAAGCAGGGTTACAGTTACAGTTCCTGCAGAACAGGATCGGACTGGATGCGACCTTCTATCATACCAAGGGTACTGACCTGCTGGTGCGTTCTCCACTGGCCGGTTCCGCCGGATACCAGTACGTGAACCTGAATGCCGCTTCTATCCGGAATAATGGTCTCGAACTGACTTTGAGTGCGAAGCCGCTTACAGATCAGGCCTTTACCTGGGACATGTTTGTGAACTTCAGTATGAACCGGAGTAAGGTACTGGCGTTAGCACCTGGTATTAACCAGATCACGGTGAATGGTTTTACAGGTACAGTCGTAGCACATATACCTGGTGAACAGGCCGGTATCATCTATGCCTATGGATGGCAGCGGGATGCACAGGGCAGGATCGTGATCAGTGATGCTTCCGGCGACTTTGGTTATCCGGTAGTGTCTAATGTGCAGACAAAAGTAGGTAATCCCAATCCGAAGTTCCTGATGGGTATTGGTAATACCCTGAGTTACAAAGGTGTTTCCCTCTACTTCCTGGTAGACTGGAAGCACAAGGGCGACCTGTGGAATGGTACCCGTGGTTCATTGCAGGCGATCGGAACATCTGCCTATACTTTGAACAGGGGTGAAATGACCGTATTCCCGGGTGTCATGGGACACCTCAATGATGCGGGTGAAGTGGTACACAATGAAGGTGGTGCGGAGAAACCTGGCGGTGGCGCTGTGAATAGTACACAAGTACCGCTGGATGAAGGCTGGTATCTGGGTAATGGTGGCGGTTTCGGTGCACAGACAGAGACATTTATAGATGATGCCTCTTTTGTAAAACTGCGTGAAGTGACCCTTTCCTATGACCTGCCATCCGGAAAGTTTAAGGATTCCAGGTTTATCAAAGGAATCAACGTCAATTTATTTGCCCGTAATATCATTATATGGACACCGTACAGGGGCATCGATCCTGAAACCAGTCTGACGGGAGCGACCAACGCCCAGGGTATTGACTATTTCAATATGCCGGGTACCTCCAGTTATGGCCTGAACTTCAAGTTTAAATTCTAA